The Achromobacter pestifer genome includes a region encoding these proteins:
- the tssI gene encoding type VI secretion system tip protein TssI/VgrG, with protein MTDRSQTPAGFSSLDVAALSQNARMLQMRTPLDAALAVERMSLREGVSELFALTLDCLASSAELDVQALLGREISVSLLLADGGRRQWHAVVEGVDALGADGGLARYRLHAAPWLAALGLRRDSFLFQDKSVTDILSEIFADYPQAAYSFDIAEPPAPRPLRTQYRETDLAFVLRLMAEAGLSFRFDHQQGEQQNEASGGARHRLVVFDTRAARPACPDATLRFHRSDATETEDSITRFGASRAVRPNAVTRLAWDDRKLLAHAAHAQSDVQAGAVPRLEDYDYDGHGRYADGDSAELAAARSLQAHEARMVRFDGGGTARQMMPGHDFTLTQHSRYAAGSGQAVDEMGGNRYTLLHVEHEAANNLGSQAAHALGESDLEHGSYRNAFGALPAAAPLMPDWRAKPTAPEGLAAVVVAAQDAPISSGRDLRIKVQFPWQRGARPLPGGLAHRSHGDDTGNAPGDDSSGTWLRVAGAQAGPNWGAHHLPRKGTEVLVEFLDGDIDQPVASAQLYNDADLPPWSAGEDAAANHPGTLSGWHSKALGDEGHSQWLFDDTSRQMRTRLSSSIGATQLGLGYLVEQAADESNRGAWRGTGFELRSDAWTVVRSGQGMLVSASAREDARSTQADAQEALTRLRGAQHAAQRLDAAATKRQARALAATSQYDALTRAIDPKGDGRYPGSVGGQQAVKASGAERTGTEAVERIDGARMLIDAPSSLNFATPASAILHASENLHVTALADGHVAARQTFATASGRSTSLFVQDGGIRAVAAESPVSIHAHTDMLEMLAGQDITVTSTADSIEILANQSVTLQAAGASIVMNGGDILFKGPGMFSVKGASHSLIGPASDAATLPALPSTQVGDPMLVTAELVHRPKAKPQAQAGSGQALNAAGATGAVAAAPAAAPTAAAAAGSQASMLGSAGAALASGATAVSKTLSTVADGASGMLDQAKSIAGDALKPVQELGAMAGKTMQAADKAGSELMSGAMAKAGGMAKTAMQNVAPSLTGGATSSLANGATQSLANVATPSLMDGGLSTMNMAQGAGDALAGAVSMPQALTDAAGAITKASGMASQASALASQASTLASPAAGAGPSASGMLSGASSAATAMGSATAASALGAASNLTTAGSGGVGAAIGPVMTQAMGTMGGRPAALSTAVNTLLTMPDVTQSNLPTVAGAILSTPGLTDSAIPSVVGAILQSPTISNATLPKVAEAIMNIPAVANSPYPAMAKRVMEMAGVSLPGAAAKPAGTPGGQDAGGAAAAGTPDAGAPTPSAYQARSGAKLQYVNLQEEDEVWNDGQALDSLDRQTNKPRIRVRFNKAGQHRFSVKVSPRPGNAVYSAREQSRQPLYREPNQRSYSYVTDADGTKVVDNITLPAAGLNTYTFEVVNDKNQTISTEQVETARRLYLQEIMLPGPEALARRHGFQPTATEYARHGVDVVQLPPVSTRGDANSDVFTDDGYDRLCQLARSVYPRSQGPDREPYTLAVCHLDRLASMLPIQPMYVQATAGPGAGDKQIQFASADGNVSFLWYHIEPTVDWFVECLFEYTDPAAGVRRAVIPKDRVTPVPYDPASPKACHAVNIRMAGLLPVPASGKIILRVRLMESAAGGVAFPGTNLLGVAAMTPWEPVTMDYQQQTLVHEIGHLIGMTPSGPEWARAHPDEAEMDSSKLDKGPYFYSQSGNHCHFGLTASQADPSNTGSCVMFGGDCVSIRFCASCAQAVRKTDMSNGWPSF; from the coding sequence ATGACCGACCGTTCCCAAACGCCCGCCGGATTCAGCAGCCTGGATGTTGCCGCCCTCTCCCAGAACGCCCGCATGCTGCAAATGCGTACACCCCTGGATGCGGCGCTCGCGGTAGAGCGCATGAGCCTGCGCGAAGGCGTCTCCGAACTGTTTGCCCTGACGCTGGACTGCCTGGCGTCGTCGGCGGAACTGGATGTGCAGGCCCTGCTGGGCCGCGAGATCAGCGTCAGCCTGCTGCTGGCCGATGGCGGCAGGCGCCAGTGGCATGCGGTGGTGGAAGGCGTGGACGCGCTGGGCGCGGATGGCGGCCTGGCGCGCTACCGGCTGCACGCCGCCCCCTGGCTGGCGGCCCTGGGCCTGCGCCGCGACAGCTTTCTTTTCCAGGACAAATCGGTCACCGACATCCTGAGCGAGATCTTCGCCGACTACCCACAGGCAGCCTACTCGTTCGACATCGCCGAACCGCCCGCGCCGCGCCCGCTGCGCACGCAGTACCGCGAGACCGACCTGGCCTTCGTGCTGCGCCTGATGGCCGAGGCCGGCTTGAGCTTCCGCTTCGACCATCAGCAGGGTGAACAGCAGAACGAAGCCTCGGGCGGCGCGCGTCACCGGCTGGTCGTGTTCGACACGCGTGCGGCGCGGCCCGCGTGCCCCGACGCCACGCTGCGCTTTCACCGCAGCGACGCCACCGAAACCGAGGACAGCATCACGCGCTTCGGCGCCTCCCGCGCGGTACGGCCCAACGCCGTGACGCGCCTGGCCTGGGACGATCGCAAGCTGCTCGCGCACGCGGCGCATGCGCAGTCCGACGTCCAGGCCGGCGCGGTGCCTCGCCTTGAAGATTACGACTACGATGGCCACGGCCGCTACGCCGATGGCGACAGCGCGGAGCTTGCCGCCGCGCGCAGCCTGCAGGCGCACGAAGCCCGCATGGTGCGCTTTGACGGCGGCGGCACCGCCCGCCAGATGATGCCCGGCCATGACTTCACGCTGACCCAGCACAGCCGCTACGCCGCGGGCTCGGGCCAGGCCGTCGATGAGATGGGCGGCAACCGCTACACGCTGCTGCACGTCGAACACGAAGCCGCCAACAACCTGGGCAGCCAGGCCGCCCACGCGCTGGGCGAGTCCGATCTGGAGCACGGCTCCTACCGCAACGCCTTCGGCGCCCTGCCCGCGGCCGCGCCGCTGATGCCAGACTGGCGCGCCAAGCCCACGGCGCCCGAAGGCCTGGCGGCCGTGGTGGTGGCCGCGCAGGACGCGCCCATATCCTCGGGCCGCGACCTGCGCATCAAGGTGCAATTCCCCTGGCAACGCGGCGCGCGCCCGCTGCCTGGCGGACTGGCGCACCGCAGCCACGGCGACGACACCGGCAATGCGCCGGGCGACGACAGTTCCGGCACCTGGCTGCGCGTCGCGGGCGCGCAGGCCGGCCCCAACTGGGGCGCACATCATCTGCCTCGCAAAGGCACCGAGGTCCTCGTCGAATTCCTGGATGGCGACATCGACCAGCCCGTGGCTTCGGCACAGCTGTACAACGACGCCGACCTGCCGCCCTGGTCCGCCGGCGAGGACGCCGCGGCCAACCATCCCGGCACGCTCAGCGGCTGGCACAGCAAAGCGCTGGGCGACGAGGGCCACAGTCAGTGGCTGTTCGACGACACGTCGCGGCAGATGCGCACCCGCCTGTCCAGTTCCATAGGCGCGACGCAGCTGGGCCTGGGCTATCTGGTCGAGCAGGCCGCGGACGAATCGAACCGCGGCGCATGGCGCGGCACCGGCTTCGAGCTGCGCTCGGATGCCTGGACGGTGGTGCGCTCCGGGCAAGGCATGCTCGTGTCCGCCAGCGCACGCGAAGATGCCCGGTCCACCCAGGCCGACGCCCAGGAAGCACTGACGCGTCTGCGCGGCGCACAGCATGCGGCGCAACGCCTGGATGCCGCGGCAACAAAGCGCCAGGCGCGCGCGCTCGCGGCCACCAGCCAATATGACGCGCTGACCCGCGCCATCGACCCCAAGGGCGACGGCCGCTATCCCGGCAGCGTGGGCGGCCAGCAGGCGGTCAAGGCCAGCGGCGCCGAGCGCACCGGCACGGAGGCAGTGGAGCGCATCGATGGCGCCCGCATGTTGATCGACGCGCCCTCCTCTCTCAACTTTGCCACGCCCGCCTCGGCCATCCTGCACGCCAGCGAAAATCTGCACGTCACCGCGCTGGCCGACGGGCACGTCGCCGCGCGCCAGACCTTCGCCACCGCCTCGGGCCGCTCCACCAGCCTGTTCGTACAGGACGGCGGCATCCGCGCCGTCGCCGCCGAATCGCCGGTGTCGATCCACGCGCATACCGACATGCTGGAGATGCTGGCCGGCCAGGACATCACCGTCACCTCCACCGCCGACAGCATCGAGATCCTGGCGAACCAGAGCGTCACCCTGCAGGCCGCCGGCGCCAGCATCGTCATGAACGGCGGCGACATCCTGTTCAAGGGGCCGGGCATGTTCTCGGTCAAGGGCGCATCGCACAGCCTGATCGGACCTGCCAGCGACGCGGCCACGCTGCCCGCGCTGCCGTCCACCCAAGTGGGCGACCCGATGCTGGTGACGGCCGAACTGGTGCACCGCCCCAAGGCCAAGCCGCAGGCGCAAGCCGGCTCCGGCCAGGCGCTGAATGCAGCCGGCGCGACCGGCGCGGTCGCCGCGGCTCCTGCCGCAGCCCCTACGGCGGCTGCGGCCGCCGGATCGCAAGCATCCATGCTTGGCAGCGCGGGCGCCGCGCTTGCAAGCGGCGCAACTGCCGTATCCAAGACCCTGTCCACAGTGGCCGATGGCGCGTCCGGCATGCTGGACCAGGCCAAGAGCATAGCCGGCGATGCGCTCAAGCCCGTGCAGGAATTGGGCGCGATGGCCGGCAAGACCATGCAGGCAGCGGACAAGGCCGGCTCGGAGCTGATGTCGGGCGCCATGGCCAAGGCCGGTGGCATGGCGAAGACGGCCATGCAGAATGTGGCTCCGTCGCTGACTGGCGGCGCCACGTCCTCACTGGCGAACGGCGCCACGCAATCCTTGGCGAACGTGGCGACGCCGTCGCTGATGGATGGCGGTCTCTCCACCATGAACATGGCACAGGGCGCTGGCGACGCGCTGGCTGGCGCGGTATCCATGCCGCAGGCGTTGACGGACGCGGCAGGAGCCATAACGAAGGCCAGCGGCATGGCATCGCAGGCCTCGGCCCTGGCGTCGCAGGCATCCACCCTGGCCTCGCCGGCCGCAGGCGCCGGCCCATCCGCCTCGGGCATGCTGTCGGGCGCTTCCAGCGCCGCCACGGCGATGGGCAGCGCCACGGCGGCATCCGCCCTGGGCGCCGCCTCCAACCTGACGACGGCCGGCAGTGGCGGCGTGGGGGCCGCCATCGGCCCGGTCATGACCCAGGCCATGGGCACGATGGGCGGCCGCCCTGCAGCGCTGAGCACGGCGGTGAACACGCTGCTGACCATGCCGGACGTCACCCAGAGCAATCTGCCGACTGTGGCGGGCGCGATTCTCAGCACGCCGGGCCTAACCGACTCCGCGATTCCGTCCGTGGTCGGCGCCATCCTGCAATCACCCACGATATCCAACGCCACGCTGCCCAAGGTGGCGGAGGCGATCATGAACATTCCCGCAGTGGCCAACTCGCCTTATCCGGCGATGGCCAAGCGGGTCATGGAAATGGCCGGCGTCAGCCTGCCCGGCGCCGCGGCCAAGCCCGCAGGCACGCCCGGCGGCCAGGACGCAGGCGGCGCCGCCGCGGCCGGGACGCCGGATGCCGGCGCGCCCACGCCGTCCGCCTACCAGGCCAGGAGCGGCGCCAAGCTCCAGTACGTCAACCTGCAGGAAGAGGACGAGGTCTGGAACGATGGCCAGGCGCTGGACAGCCTGGACCGCCAGACCAACAAGCCCAGGATCCGCGTGCGCTTCAACAAGGCCGGCCAGCATCGCTTCAGCGTCAAGGTCAGCCCGCGCCCGGGCAATGCGGTGTACTCCGCGCGCGAGCAAAGCCGCCAGCCGCTGTATCGCGAGCCCAACCAGCGCTCCTACAGCTACGTGACCGACGCCGACGGCACCAAGGTGGTCGACAACATCACCTTGCCCGCCGCCGGCCTGAACACCTATACCTTCGAGGTGGTGAACGACAAGAACCAGACCATCTCCACGGAGCAGGTCGAAACCGCAAGGCGCCTGTATCTCCAGGAGATCATGCTGCCCGGCCCCGAGGCCCTGGCGCGCCGCCACGGCTTCCAGCCGACCGCGACAGAGTACGCGCGGCATGGCGTCGACGTCGTGCAATTGCCGCCGGTCAGCACGCGCGGCGACGCCAACTCGGACGTGTTCACCGACGACGGCTACGACCGCCTCTGCCAACTGGCCCGCTCCGTCTACCCCCGATCGCAGGGCCCGGACCGGGAGCCCTACACTCTCGCGGTCTGTCACCTGGACAGGCTGGCGTCAATGCTGCCGATCCAGCCCATGTACGTGCAAGCCACGGCCGGCCCCGGCGCGGGCGACAAGCAGATCCAGTTCGCCAGCGCCGACGGCAACGTCAGCTTCCTGTGGTACCACATAGAGCCCACCGTGGACTGGTTCGTGGAATGCCTGTTCGAGTACACCGACCCAGCGGCCGGCGTCAGGCGCGCAGTCATTCCCAAGGACCGCGTCACCCCGGTGCCCTACGACCCAGCCAGCCCCAAGGCTTGCCATGCCGTAAATATCCGCATGGCCGGCCTGCTGCCCGTCCCGGCCTCGGGCAAGATCATCCTGCGGGTCCGGCTGATGGAAAGCGCCGCGGGCGGCGTGGCATTCCCCGGCACCAACCTCCTGGGCGTGGCGGCGATGACGCCCTGGGAACCCGTCACGATGGATTATCAGCAGCAGACGCTGGTGCACGAGATCGGCCACCTGATCGGCATGACGCCCAGCGGCCCCGAGTGGGCGCGGGCCCACCCGGACGAGGCAGAGATGGACTCGTCCAAGCTCGACAAGGGTCCGTACTTCTATTCCCAGTCCGGCAACCACTGCCATTTCGGCCTGACCGCCAGCCAGGCCGATCCCAGCAACACGGGCTCCTGCGTCATGTTCGGCGGCGACTGCGTCAGCATCCGCTTCTGCGCCAGCTGCGCCCAAGCCGTACGCAAGACGGACATGTCCAATGGCTGGCCCTCGTTCTGA
- the icmH gene encoding type IVB secretion system protein IcmH/DotU, with product MPGASLPPRAADFYGSRPAKSLLDLLYDGFLMLFLLKSGQEPVDAASFSARVQQFLADFERSAKKMDIPAEDVYATKYAFCAAVDETVLNSGFSIRDAWMLQPLQLTLFGEQLAGENFFARLEDLRAQGAPRLQSLEVFYMCLLLGFQGKYMIEGQEKLGYLTARLGDEITLLRGKRAGFAPHWPLPDKIAHTLKRDVPLWSIGALFALLGLLAYLGMSHFLNRDMQTAMAPYHDIVKIGPRAAHLTISLP from the coding sequence ATGCCCGGAGCCTCGCTCCCTCCCCGAGCCGCCGATTTTTACGGTTCACGCCCCGCGAAGTCCCTGCTGGACCTGCTGTACGACGGTTTCCTGATGCTGTTTCTGTTGAAAAGCGGCCAGGAGCCTGTGGACGCCGCCTCGTTCTCGGCGCGCGTGCAGCAGTTCCTGGCGGACTTCGAGCGCAGCGCCAAGAAAATGGACATTCCCGCCGAGGACGTCTACGCCACCAAGTACGCGTTCTGCGCGGCGGTGGACGAGACCGTGCTGAACTCCGGCTTTTCCATCCGCGACGCCTGGATGCTGCAACCGCTGCAACTGACGCTGTTCGGCGAACAGCTCGCCGGCGAGAATTTCTTTGCCCGCCTGGAAGACCTGCGCGCGCAAGGCGCGCCGCGCCTGCAATCGCTGGAAGTGTTCTATATGTGTTTGTTGTTGGGCTTCCAGGGCAAGTACATGATCGAAGGCCAGGAAAAACTGGGCTATCTCACGGCGCGGCTGGGCGACGAGATCACGCTGCTGCGCGGCAAGCGCGCGGGCTTCGCGCCCCACTGGCCCCTGCCCGACAAGATCGCCCACACGCTCAAGCGCGACGTGCCCCTGTGGAGCATTGGCGCGTTGTTCGCGCTGCTGGGGCTGCTGGCCTATCTGGGCATGAGCCACTTCCTGAACCGCGACATGCAGACCGCCATGGCTCCGTACCATGACATCGTCAAGATCGGGCCGCGCGCCGCGCACCTGACCATCTCGCTCCCCTGA
- the tssK gene encoding type VI secretion system baseplate subunit TssK has product MSHSAKILWGEGLFLRPQHFQRQDAYHEARLAEMSRALHPYAWGLRAARFDAAALANGMLRATELSAIFPDGEIYSAPHNDDLPPAVALDGLDGASTAVFYLALHPMKDIGGNYRDTRQEQGFDARYAHQDSPAPDLYTNASTAELAFLRKNVRLLSEHEPRDALLTIPVARVRRTASAGYELDTSFIAPSVTVQACNALFEQLRRLLDALQAKVNALYGFHREPNKNIIEFRSGDVASFWLLHTCNEAYSALSHLFHNPQLHPERLFQEMLRLAGALMTFSKVHTLADLPAYQHDAPGAAFAQLDEILRDLLDTVISTRYFSIVLEELRPSFHVGRLDSGKLDETTALYLSVSAATPASELAETVPLRFKVGAPDDVEKLVLSAMPGVQLVYTPQVPPAVPVKPGACYFTLQTRGSLYDRMLQARSIAIYAPSGIPELKLDLIAVTR; this is encoded by the coding sequence GTGAGCCATTCAGCGAAGATATTGTGGGGAGAGGGGCTGTTCCTGCGGCCCCAGCATTTTCAACGCCAAGACGCGTACCACGAGGCCCGCCTCGCGGAAATGAGCCGCGCGCTGCATCCCTATGCCTGGGGCCTGCGCGCGGCGCGCTTCGACGCGGCGGCGCTTGCCAACGGCATGCTGCGCGCCACCGAGCTCTCCGCGATCTTTCCCGACGGCGAAATCTACAGCGCGCCCCACAACGACGACCTGCCGCCCGCGGTCGCGCTGGACGGCCTGGACGGCGCCAGCACGGCGGTGTTCTACCTGGCGCTGCATCCGATGAAGGACATCGGCGGCAACTATCGCGACACGCGCCAGGAGCAGGGCTTCGATGCACGCTATGCGCACCAGGACAGCCCCGCGCCGGATCTGTACACCAACGCCAGCACGGCCGAACTCGCCTTCCTGCGCAAGAACGTGCGCCTGCTGTCGGAACACGAGCCGCGCGACGCGCTGCTGACCATCCCCGTTGCGCGCGTGCGCCGCACCGCCAGCGCCGGTTACGAGCTGGACACCAGTTTCATCGCCCCCAGCGTCACGGTGCAGGCATGCAACGCGCTGTTCGAGCAGCTGCGCCGGCTGCTCGACGCGCTGCAGGCCAAGGTCAACGCGCTCTATGGCTTTCACCGCGAGCCGAACAAGAACATCATCGAGTTCCGCTCGGGCGACGTGGCTTCCTTCTGGCTGCTGCACACCTGCAACGAAGCCTATTCGGCGCTGTCGCACCTGTTCCACAACCCGCAGTTGCACCCCGAGCGCCTGTTCCAGGAAATGCTGCGGCTGGCCGGCGCGCTCATGACCTTCTCCAAGGTACACACGCTGGCGGACCTGCCGGCCTACCAGCACGACGCGCCGGGCGCGGCCTTCGCGCAGCTCGACGAGATCCTGCGCGATCTGCTCGACACCGTTATCTCCACCCGCTACTTCTCCATCGTGCTGGAAGAGCTGCGCCCCTCGTTCCATGTCGGCCGGCTGGATTCCGGCAAGCTCGACGAGACCACCGCGCTCTACCTGTCGGTATCCGCCGCCACGCCCGCCAGCGAACTGGCCGAAACCGTGCCGCTGCGCTTCAAGGTGGGCGCGCCCGACGACGTGGAAAAGCTGGTGCTATCGGCCATGCCCGGCGTGCAGCTTGTCTACACGCCGCAGGTTCCGCCCGCCGTGCCCGTCAAGCCGGGCGCGTGCTACTTCACCCTGCAGACGCGCGGCTCGCTGTACGACCGCATGCTGCAGGCGCGCAGCATCGCCATCTATGCCCCCTCGGGCATACCCGAACTGAAACTGGACCTCATCGCCGTCACCCGTTAG
- the tssJ gene encoding type VI secretion system lipoprotein TssJ, translating into MSKHLYFSRCVAVAAIISASPVISGCAAVSAIGAVAGMTGGMMDMAGLKKDPNAPIDVKLAIHAGENLNASSGQPMAVVTKIYYLKNAEAFQRAPLTQLVDTDAEKAALGDSIIAAREVTLTPGQRYEHLEKVPKTAAYIAVAGLFYAPAPQRWKYVFEVKTAEDTGIVMGAHACAMTVVTGQIVLPPGVPGFDPARLGSVQCPN; encoded by the coding sequence ATGTCAAAACATCTCTATTTTTCTCGGTGCGTGGCAGTAGCGGCGATCATCTCGGCAAGCCCCGTAATCAGCGGTTGCGCAGCGGTTTCAGCGATTGGAGCGGTGGCCGGAATGACCGGCGGCATGATGGATATGGCGGGCCTGAAGAAGGACCCGAATGCGCCAATCGATGTGAAATTGGCGATACATGCCGGAGAAAATTTGAATGCGAGTAGCGGACAGCCCATGGCTGTGGTTACGAAAATATACTATTTGAAGAATGCCGAGGCATTTCAACGCGCACCGCTCACGCAATTGGTTGATACTGACGCCGAAAAGGCGGCGTTGGGTGACAGCATCATCGCTGCACGCGAAGTCACACTGACGCCGGGACAGCGCTACGAGCACCTGGAAAAAGTGCCGAAAACCGCTGCCTACATCGCTGTCGCGGGCTTGTTCTACGCGCCCGCGCCACAGCGCTGGAAATACGTATTCGAAGTGAAGACCGCCGAGGACACCGGCATCGTCATGGGCGCCCATGCCTGCGCGATGACCGTGGTCACCGGACAGATAGTGTTGCCACCGGGCGTGCCCGGCTTCGACCCGGCCCGTCTCGGCTCGGTGCAATGCCCGAACTGA
- the tssB gene encoding type VI secretion system contractile sheath small subunit, with protein MAKKESVQKRLQKVRPPRVQLTYDVEKGDAIEQKELPFVVGVVGDFSAQSEAELPRLKDRKFVNIDVDNFDDVMRGLEPRAAYRVKNRLTDEGGTFGVDLKFRSVEDFRPEAVVQQIEPLKELLDIRTKLADLRNKLAGNDKLEDLLGEVLSSTEKLQQLTSEADKNGKGGSNE; from the coding sequence ATGGCTAAGAAAGAAAGCGTTCAGAAAAGACTCCAGAAAGTACGTCCGCCGCGCGTGCAACTGACCTATGACGTCGAGAAGGGCGACGCGATCGAGCAGAAGGAACTGCCTTTCGTCGTGGGTGTGGTCGGCGACTTCAGCGCGCAGTCGGAAGCCGAGCTGCCGCGCCTGAAAGACCGCAAGTTCGTCAACATCGACGTCGACAACTTCGACGACGTGATGCGCGGCCTGGAGCCGCGCGCTGCCTACCGCGTGAAGAACCGCCTGACCGACGAAGGCGGCACCTTCGGCGTGGATCTGAAGTTCCGCTCGGTCGAGGACTTCCGTCCCGAGGCCGTGGTGCAGCAGATCGAGCCGCTCAAGGAGTTGCTGGACATCCGTACCAAGCTGGCCGACCTGCGCAACAAGCTGGCGGGCAACGACAAGCTGGAAGACCTGCTGGGCGAAGTGCTCAGCAGCACGGAAAAACTGCAGCAACTGACCAGCGAAGCCGACAAGAACGGCAAGGGAGGCAGCAATGAGTAA
- the tssC gene encoding type VI secretion system contractile sheath large subunit, giving the protein MSNSAAAQNVSAPAAEADSGLLDQIVEQSRVAKSTAEHDRAKDLIGELAREVMKGTVVVSDNLSAMLDARVAELDRLISAQLSEVMHGAEFQKLESTWRGLHYLCQESNTGPMLKIKVLNVTKRDLVRDFQTAIDFDQSLMFKKVYEEEFGTFGGSPFGALLGNFEITRQPEDMYFIEQMSHVAAASHAPFIASASPELLGLDSFADLGRPRDLAKVFDTVEYTKWRSFRDSEDSRYVGLTMPRFLGRLPYDPKEGTSVEGFNFVEEVDGTDHAKYLWCNAAWAFGARLTAAFADFGWCAAIRGVEGGGLVENLPTHTFKTDDGEIALKCPTEIAITDRREKELSDLGLIPLVHCKNSDYAAFFGAQSVQKAKKYNTDSANANAVLSAQLQYIFSVSRVAHYLKAMMRDKIGSFASAQSVESFLNRWVSQYVLLDDNASQEQKAQFPLREASVQVAEVPGRPGVFRAVAFLRPHFQLDELSISLRLVAELPAQAQKS; this is encoded by the coding sequence ATGAGTAATTCCGCCGCCGCGCAGAACGTATCCGCGCCCGCCGCCGAGGCCGACTCGGGCCTGCTGGATCAGATCGTCGAACAGAGCCGCGTGGCCAAGTCCACGGCCGAGCACGACCGCGCCAAGGACCTGATCGGTGAACTCGCCCGCGAAGTCATGAAGGGCACCGTGGTCGTGTCGGACAACCTGTCCGCGATGCTGGACGCCCGCGTGGCCGAGCTGGACCGCCTGATCTCGGCCCAACTGAGCGAAGTCATGCACGGAGCCGAATTCCAGAAGCTGGAAAGCACTTGGCGCGGCCTGCATTACCTGTGCCAGGAGAGCAACACCGGCCCGATGCTGAAGATCAAGGTGCTCAACGTCACCAAGCGTGATCTGGTGCGCGACTTCCAGACCGCCATCGACTTCGACCAGAGCCTGATGTTCAAGAAGGTCTACGAAGAAGAATTCGGCACATTTGGCGGTTCGCCGTTCGGTGCGCTGCTGGGCAACTTCGAGATCACGCGCCAGCCCGAGGACATGTACTTCATCGAGCAGATGTCGCACGTGGCGGCCGCTTCGCATGCGCCCTTCATCGCCTCGGCTTCGCCCGAGCTGCTGGGCCTGGACAGCTTTGCCGACCTGGGCCGCCCGCGCGATCTGGCCAAAGTGTTCGACACCGTGGAATACACCAAGTGGCGCAGCTTCCGCGATTCGGAAGACTCGCGTTACGTGGGCCTGACCATGCCGCGCTTCCTGGGCCGCCTGCCGTATGACCCGAAGGAAGGCACCTCGGTGGAGGGTTTCAACTTCGTCGAGGAAGTGGACGGGACAGACCACGCCAAGTACCTGTGGTGCAACGCCGCCTGGGCCTTCGGCGCGCGCCTGACCGCGGCCTTTGCCGACTTCGGCTGGTGCGCGGCGATCCGCGGCGTGGAGGGCGGCGGCCTGGTCGAGAACCTGCCGACCCATACCTTCAAGACCGACGACGGCGAGATCGCGCTGAAGTGCCCGACGGAAATCGCCATTACCGACAGGCGCGAAAAGGAACTGAGCGATCTGGGCCTGATCCCGCTGGTGCATTGCAAGAACTCGGACTATGCCGCGTTCTTCGGCGCGCAGTCGGTGCAGAAGGCCAAGAAATACAACACCGACAGCGCCAACGCCAACGCGGTGCTGTCGGCGCAGCTGCAATACATCTTTTCGGTATCGCGCGTGGCGCACTACCTGAAAGCGATGATGCGAGACAAGATCGGCAGCTTTGCCTCCGCGCAATCTGTCGAGAGCTTCCTGAACCGCTGGGTCTCGCAGTACGTGCTGCTGGACGACAACGCGAGCCAGGAGCAGAAGGCGCAGTTCCCCTTGCGGGAGGCATCGGTGCAGGTTGCCGAGGTGCCGGGACGTCCCGGCGTGTTCCGGGCCGTGGCGTTTTTGCGGCCTCACTTTCAGCTCGACGAGCTTTCGATTTCGCTGCGCCTGGTTGCGGAACTGCCCGCCCAGGCCCAGAAATCGTGA
- a CDS encoding Hcp family type VI secretion system effector, whose translation MKDIYVKFGNPALKGESQDKDHPDWIEVGSWRHEIIQPRSATASTSGGHTAERTEHGEMVFTKDLDVVSPLLYQHASGGTTFDEVTIDFLRADGEGNRVKYLEIKLKYVIISRVAPEVVSEGLPHESFSLKYAAVQWKYTQQKVGGNQGGNAQGAWSLTKNDKTYSV comes from the coding sequence ATGAAGGACATCTACGTCAAATTCGGCAATCCCGCGCTCAAGGGCGAGTCGCAGGACAAGGACCATCCGGACTGGATCGAAGTCGGATCGTGGCGCCATGAGATCATCCAGCCGCGTTCGGCTACCGCCTCCACCTCCGGCGGCCACACCGCCGAGCGTACCGAGCATGGCGAGATGGTCTTCACCAAGGACCTGGACGTGGTCAGCCCGCTGCTGTATCAGCACGCTTCCGGCGGCACCACCTTCGATGAAGTGACCATCGATTTCCTGCGCGCCGACGGCGAGGGCAACCGCGTCAAGTACCTGGAAATAAAGCTCAAGTACGTGATCATCTCGCGCGTGGCGCCGGAAGTCGTCAGCGAAGGCCTGCCGCACGAATCGTTCTCGCTGAAGTACGCCGCCGTGCAGTGGAAGTACACGCAGCAGAAGGTGGGCGGCAACCAGGGCGGCAACGCCCAGGGCGCATGGAGCCTCACCAAGAACGACAAGACGTACTCGGTCTGA